The Verrucomicrobiia bacterium genome includes a region encoding these proteins:
- a CDS encoding EF-hand domain-containing protein encodes MLLSQSPARLSAAIVFLFCSLALCLGADTPVPRLAIVPEQPSLAPLTDLLTAGFSQLSGVALLERAEIEKVYREQALSAASPDVLKLGQLLGADGLLLLTRREAGEAASVTVRLIAVGPGVILSAQTLPLEGESSAAWAATFPQRLRPLLPKLMVLKEQAIPISILNLRSAVQSPAGIVAESQLKALLIQRLATEPRLFVLERERLELLNEEKELRLNSDSFWSGAYLVDGAIDRETYQNETLTLDARLIPPRGGLPMSLSVAAPRTNFAAVVNGLAEQIVGKLSLSSMPAWSPAEEAARFVEEAEWALKWELFSDAQAAAESAWALGKRDLRTALVRVRAYTSGLPIVSAPDTRSYGRDRSRIRRMQVSEHPDPSDCDTAIRALNCYEEFWRISPDGEARVEGRSRAGGQPKPDWYTTGVEALQAASHVLQQFHWHRPAFNQNRDKIATLRATARRVARLILSSESVRASYFVGDRVATHDELAHSIAGSPNIFECILTYGALWQERPEDSLDLYRELMASPVFSFIHDSLWFRPPHNPRLVAWNEDGTRLPRLWDDFVKELSASSNGLLRLEAKAFAFADAPNDDAALAQAFTNFFDAVYAERDTLVTNSVGVLYLNWGAGDLISGRIGSGVSSAMREALQQSYYSDHNGRMRAMEREYWSTTIPQKETAFAFAAQKTYLAALTPFETREFNKVFSSRNYTRAQAAELVPLVAAYKSNLLARARAMQERSARSRADAGARWVELFLEQHLTGILGASTSPPVASRPSASNAAPVATPQIAAAPKIAARTNILEVVSNIVTVSKFLPLPVEELQGDGIPGAVITAHRWQDNRLMLELAYTAQVYTMRSDGQWKGTRYARHSAVALLEPDTGAWTVASCPELDVVGRGNFYHRSACLGGELYMSESKKILKYDFARKQWNVLPISDGGNYQLFVINNRLFASDAHVVMEILEGGRRTRIMASRRRTPPVSLLDSEPLDRNILFAGPNGAIRLATETRLFSWNGADWQLLGATPCITAHPEIFPEGVLFRGSLPDFRAQSAMARLLNSSPSPELLVSHRRTEADASFAPPSFASRIRAAPPSPFWKSLPNVILENTAASLKGSNLFLLVAHSEAQDIKDEKQNVIIGKRIVARNGYHAALHRFSPELPSPQTVHLKFESGDASPPLTGANGMRSFYPSGLSPSWMLWAGNHVFFGLEQSGSHVTGGYSGRDFTNGVWVARTGEIEAAHALQSRIQRDQAREAKAAEDRRRKLLMTRFDSNKDGRLAGAEMAEALNDDEFAALELERIDENSNRRLDAAELIAFDLDGDRTLGPREQSAIHVVQQALARAAFRDADIDGSGALTPAELSRCAGERFSVDGFDPDENRNRQLDFDEFLSLQRQLLRSALQTSEVHGKIKAALTTAPPEKLGPQSLFKMQVEAHWGHQPRHSQ; translated from the coding sequence ATGCTGCTCTCGCAAAGTCCGGCGCGGCTCAGCGCTGCGATCGTTTTTCTCTTCTGTTCCCTCGCTTTGTGCCTGGGAGCCGACACCCCCGTGCCAAGGCTCGCGATCGTTCCCGAACAGCCCTCGCTCGCTCCTCTCACAGACTTATTGACGGCGGGATTCTCGCAATTGAGCGGTGTTGCACTGCTCGAACGTGCGGAAATAGAAAAGGTGTACCGGGAACAGGCGCTTTCCGCCGCCAGTCCTGATGTCCTCAAGCTTGGCCAGCTGCTTGGCGCGGATGGCCTGCTGCTCCTTACACGTCGGGAAGCGGGCGAGGCCGCTTCGGTCACGGTGCGGCTGATCGCAGTCGGGCCTGGAGTGATTCTGAGCGCGCAGACACTGCCGCTGGAAGGCGAAAGTTCCGCCGCATGGGCAGCCACGTTCCCGCAACGGCTGCGCCCCTTGCTGCCCAAGCTGATGGTCTTGAAGGAGCAGGCCATTCCTATTTCGATTCTCAATTTGCGTTCCGCGGTACAGTCACCGGCCGGCATTGTTGCAGAAAGCCAATTGAAAGCGCTTTTGATTCAGAGGTTGGCGACCGAACCGAGGCTTTTCGTTCTTGAGCGTGAGCGGCTGGAGTTGCTGAACGAGGAGAAGGAGTTGCGATTGAATTCGGATTCCTTTTGGAGCGGCGCGTATCTTGTGGATGGCGCGATCGACCGGGAAACGTATCAGAACGAAACGCTGACGCTCGACGCGCGGCTGATTCCGCCACGCGGTGGTCTGCCGATGTCGCTTTCAGTTGCGGCACCTCGGACGAATTTTGCAGCGGTGGTGAACGGGCTGGCTGAACAAATTGTTGGGAAGCTCAGCCTGTCATCGATGCCCGCGTGGTCGCCCGCTGAAGAAGCGGCTCGCTTTGTGGAAGAAGCCGAGTGGGCACTGAAGTGGGAACTATTTTCAGACGCGCAAGCTGCAGCGGAATCGGCATGGGCGCTGGGGAAGAGGGACCTTCGCACCGCGCTCGTCCGAGTGCGCGCGTACACGAGTGGTTTGCCGATCGTCTCAGCGCCAGACACGCGCTCGTATGGCCGCGATCGAAGCAGGATCCGTCGCATGCAGGTCAGCGAGCATCCAGATCCTTCGGATTGCGACACTGCCATTCGCGCGCTGAATTGTTATGAGGAGTTCTGGCGGATTTCGCCGGATGGCGAGGCCAGGGTGGAAGGACGGAGCAGGGCAGGGGGGCAGCCCAAACCTGATTGGTACACGACGGGCGTGGAAGCACTTCAGGCTGCCTCACACGTGCTGCAGCAGTTCCATTGGCATCGCCCTGCCTTCAATCAGAATCGGGATAAGATCGCGACGCTGCGCGCAACGGCGCGGCGGGTTGCGCGGCTCATTCTCAGCTCGGAATCAGTGCGGGCCAGTTACTTCGTCGGAGACCGCGTCGCGACACATGACGAGCTGGCCCATTCAATTGCGGGCAGTCCAAATATTTTTGAATGCATTCTCACCTACGGCGCCCTGTGGCAGGAACGGCCCGAGGATTCCCTCGACCTTTACCGTGAACTGATGGCGAGCCCCGTCTTTTCGTTTATCCATGATTCACTTTGGTTTCGACCGCCGCACAATCCGCGGCTCGTTGCGTGGAACGAGGACGGGACAAGGCTGCCGCGGTTGTGGGACGATTTCGTTAAGGAGCTGTCGGCATCGAGCAACGGATTGTTGCGGCTCGAAGCAAAGGCGTTTGCCTTCGCCGATGCTCCAAACGACGACGCGGCGCTGGCCCAGGCATTCACCAACTTTTTCGACGCAGTTTATGCGGAACGGGACACGCTCGTGACGAACAGTGTTGGCGTTCTTTACCTCAATTGGGGAGCAGGTGACTTGATTTCCGGACGAATCGGCAGCGGAGTTTCATCCGCCATGCGCGAGGCACTTCAACAGAGTTATTATTCCGACCACAATGGAAGGATGAGGGCGATGGAACGCGAGTATTGGTCCACCACGATCCCGCAAAAAGAAACGGCTTTTGCCTTCGCGGCTCAAAAGACGTATTTGGCCGCGCTGACACCTTTCGAGACTCGGGAATTCAACAAGGTGTTCTCCAGCCGCAATTACACCCGCGCGCAAGCGGCGGAACTCGTTCCACTTGTAGCCGCATACAAAAGCAACTTGCTGGCTCGAGCCCGAGCCATGCAGGAACGAAGCGCGCGTTCTCGTGCCGATGCGGGCGCGCGATGGGTGGAACTTTTCCTGGAGCAACACCTAACCGGCATTCTTGGGGCATCTACATCGCCGCCCGTGGCAAGCCGTCCGTCCGCGTCCAATGCAGCGCCTGTTGCCACACCGCAAATCGCAGCCGCCCCTAAGATCGCCGCGCGAACTAATATTCTCGAAGTCGTATCCAACATCGTCACGGTTAGCAAATTTCTGCCGCTGCCCGTCGAGGAACTTCAAGGTGATGGGATTCCCGGGGCCGTGATCACCGCGCATCGCTGGCAGGATAACCGCCTCATGCTGGAGCTCGCCTACACCGCGCAGGTTTACACCATGCGCTCCGACGGCCAATGGAAGGGCACGCGTTACGCGAGGCATTCAGCAGTCGCGCTGCTGGAGCCAGACACTGGCGCCTGGACGGTGGCGAGTTGTCCCGAACTTGACGTTGTAGGCCGCGGAAATTTCTATCATCGCAGTGCTTGCCTTGGAGGCGAGCTGTACATGTCCGAGTCAAAAAAGATCCTGAAGTATGACTTTGCGCGAAAGCAGTGGAATGTGCTGCCCATCTCGGACGGCGGAAATTACCAGTTGTTCGTCATCAACAATCGGCTGTTTGCATCGGACGCGCATGTCGTGATGGAAATCCTGGAGGGGGGCCGGAGAACGCGAATCATGGCGAGCCGCAGGCGTACGCCGCCTGTTTCTCTGCTCGATTCGGAACCATTGGATAGGAACATACTTTTCGCCGGGCCAAATGGTGCGATTCGCCTGGCCACGGAAACCAGGCTGTTCAGCTGGAACGGCGCCGATTGGCAGCTCCTTGGCGCCACTCCCTGCATCACGGCGCATCCGGAGATCTTTCCCGAAGGCGTGCTGTTTCGCGGCAGCCTCCCGGATTTCCGGGCGCAGAGTGCAATGGCAAGGCTCCTGAACAGTTCCCCGAGCCCTGAGCTTCTGGTGTCACATCGCCGTACCGAGGCGGACGCGTCATTCGCGCCGCCGTCTTTCGCGTCGCGGATTCGGGCAGCGCCGCCGTCGCCATTTTGGAAGTCACTGCCCAATGTCATCCTGGAAAACACTGCGGCCTCTTTGAAGGGATCAAACCTTTTCCTGCTCGTTGCCCACTCTGAGGCGCAAGACATCAAGGATGAGAAACAGAACGTCATCATTGGCAAACGGATTGTTGCGCGGAATGGTTACCATGCCGCGCTGCATCGCTTCAGTCCCGAACTGCCCTCTCCCCAAACGGTGCATCTGAAGTTTGAATCGGGAGACGCTTCTCCGCCGCTGACTGGCGCGAATGGAATGCGTTCGTTTTATCCTTCAGGTTTGTCACCGAGCTGGATGTTGTGGGCGGGGAACCACGTTTTCTTTGGACTCGAGCAATCAGGCAGTCATGTGACGGGCGGGTATTCCGGGCGTGACTTCACGAACGGCGTCTGGGTCGCGCGCACCGGCGAAATCGAAGCCGCACATGCGCTGCAAAGCCGGATTCAGAGGGACCAAGCACGCGAAGCAAAGGCCGCAGAGGATCGACGCCGCAAGCTGCTGATGACGCGGTTCGATTCCAACAAGGACGGCAGGCTTGCTGGCGCAGAAATGGCGGAAGCGCTGAATGATGACGAATTCGCTGCGCTGGAGCTCGAAAGGATCGATGAAAATTCCAACCGGCGTCTGGATGCGGCGGAGCTGATCGCCTTTGATCTGGATGGCGACCGCACATTGGGTCCACGAGAGCAGAGCGCGATTCATGTGGTGCAACAGGCGCTTGCACGGGCTGCGTTCCGTGATGCAGACATCGATGGTTCAGGAGCACTGACACCCGCCGAACTGTCGAGGTGCGCCGGCGAGCGCTTCTCCGTTGACGGTTTTGATCCCGACGAGAATCGCAATCGGCAGCTCGATTTCGACGAATTCCTTTCCTTGCAACGGCAACTGCTGCGGTCTGCACTGCAGACGTCGGAGGTCCATGGCAAGATCAAGGCAGCATTGACGACGGCACCGCCCGAAAAATTAGGTCCCCAATCTCTGTTCAAGATGCAAGTCGAGGCTCATTGGGGCCATCAACCGCGCCATTCCCAGTAG
- a CDS encoding DUF2959 family protein, with protein sequence MKTSSAQSSTWLLAGLLLAGVTGCSSVGYRTGDKTADSLQRASRTVEAQNQALDETIVALSTLVNSPASDLKPPFKAYSASLDRLLAAVERSDVAMAQLKETSAEYFAAWDAQLAAMNYEVIRSTSEARKQAVSNQVAFVCNRYEETQAVVRPFMSYFSDIQRSLGTDLNAEGLAAARDVVRNAETNTQKVQGALQQLASDMTESGIKLSSVIQPSAPLAATGRERPAAVEQANAVR encoded by the coding sequence ATGAAAACTTCAAGCGCTCAATCTTCGACGTGGCTCCTGGCCGGATTGCTTCTGGCTGGCGTGACCGGATGCAGCAGTGTTGGTTATCGGACCGGCGACAAGACAGCCGACAGCCTGCAACGCGCGAGCCGCACGGTGGAGGCCCAAAACCAGGCTCTCGATGAAACGATCGTGGCTTTGTCGACTCTTGTGAACAGTCCGGCCAGTGATCTCAAGCCGCCCTTCAAAGCTTACAGCGCTTCTCTCGACAGGCTCCTCGCCGCGGTGGAGCGCAGCGATGTCGCAATGGCGCAATTGAAGGAAACGAGCGCGGAATATTTTGCCGCCTGGGATGCACAATTGGCCGCGATGAATTACGAAGTGATTCGCAGCACGAGCGAGGCGCGCAAACAGGCCGTGAGCAATCAGGTGGCGTTTGTGTGCAATCGTTACGAAGAAACCCAGGCCGTAGTCAGGCCATTTATGAGCTATTTCAGCGACATTCAGCGCAGCCTGGGGACTGATCTTAACGCTGAGGGGCTGGCGGCGGCGCGGGACGTCGTCCGCAACGCCGAGACAAATACACAGAAAGTTCAGGGAGCGCTGCAACAACTCGCGTCGGACATGACTGAATCCGGGATAAAGTTGTCATCTGTAATCCAGCCTTCGGCACCCCTTGCCGCCACGGGACGGGAGAGACCCGCCGCCGTCGAACAAGCCAACGCTGTCCGTTAA
- a CDS encoding redoxin domain-containing protein: MAISVGSKAPDFSLKSKQSTGVVDVKLSNNAGKKNTVVLFFPLAFTSVCTKEMCDITAGLNSYSGLNADVIAISVDSPFAQEAWAQKEKIGITLASDLNKTTAKAYGVLLDDLLGFGSTAARAAFVIDKDGVVQYSEQTPTPKDLPNFQAIQETLGKLK, encoded by the coding sequence ATGGCAATCTCTGTTGGCTCAAAGGCGCCGGATTTCAGTCTTAAATCGAAACAATCCACCGGCGTGGTAGACGTGAAACTCAGCAACAACGCGGGCAAGAAAAACACGGTGGTTCTCTTCTTCCCGCTCGCGTTCACCAGCGTCTGCACCAAAGAGATGTGCGATATCACCGCGGGCTTGAACTCCTATTCCGGCCTCAATGCGGATGTGATTGCAATCAGCGTCGACAGCCCGTTCGCGCAGGAAGCCTGGGCGCAGAAGGAAAAGATCGGTATCACGCTGGCGAGCGACTTGAACAAGACCACCGCGAAAGCCTACGGAGTTCTGCTGGACGACCTGCTCGGATTTGGTTCGACCGCGGCGCGCGCGGCGTTCGTGATCGACAAGGACGGCGTGGTGCAATACAGCGAACAGACACCAACGCCCAAGGACCTGCCCAATTTTCAGGCGATTCAAGAAACGCTCGGCAAGCTCAAGTAA
- a CDS encoding glycosyltransferase, producing the protein MLISIIVPAYNEERLIGETLRQIQAAQGPFAGRAWQTELIVCNNNSSDRTAEIAEAAGAQVVFEPINQIARARNRSAAAAKGDWLIFIDADSHPSAELFEDVAQQIESGKCLAGGSVVALMGNHPRASWFAGMWNTVSRMFRWAAGSFIFCEHAAFREVGGFSTELFAAEEIDLSKRLKKLARRRRKKIVILHRHPLKTSARKIHLYTPAEHARFMLRTLLAGGKTLTNREACHTWYDGRR; encoded by the coding sequence ATGCTCATCTCAATCATTGTCCCTGCCTACAACGAGGAACGTTTGATTGGCGAGACATTGCGGCAGATTCAGGCGGCACAGGGGCCGTTCGCGGGGCGCGCGTGGCAGACGGAACTGATTGTTTGCAACAACAATTCAAGCGACCGCACTGCGGAGATCGCTGAGGCTGCTGGCGCCCAGGTTGTTTTCGAACCCATCAACCAAATCGCGCGCGCCCGCAATCGAAGCGCTGCGGCTGCAAAGGGTGACTGGCTGATTTTCATTGATGCCGATTCGCATCCCAGCGCGGAGCTGTTCGAGGATGTCGCGCAACAAATCGAGTCGGGCAAATGCCTTGCGGGCGGTTCGGTTGTCGCCCTGATGGGGAATCATCCGCGGGCGTCCTGGTTCGCTGGAATGTGGAATACCGTCAGCCGGATGTTCCGATGGGCCGCCGGCTCGTTCATTTTTTGCGAGCACGCCGCGTTTCGAGAAGTGGGCGGTTTCAGCACCGAGCTTTTTGCGGCTGAGGAAATCGACCTGAGCAAGCGCTTGAAGAAACTCGCACGGCGCCGGCGCAAGAAGATCGTGATTCTGCATCGGCACCCATTGAAAACCTCGGCCCGCAAGATCCACCTTTACACGCCGGCAGAGCATGCGCGGTTCATGTTGCGAACGTTGCTGGCGGGAGGCAAAACGCTCACAAACCGGGAAGCGTGCCATACCTGGTATGACGGCAGAAGGTGA
- a CDS encoding trypsin-like peptidase domain-containing protein codes for MAFPLQLALALFTYSISPAQTNRSNFDLVRQLNEAFVRVAETVSPAVVVISVTEKPPQFSRLDDVQGMPPKRNERQSQDPFDEPMEGRGSGMIIRKNGYILTNGHVVRDADAITVRLFDGREFSAQVRGIDEISDVAILKIEAGDLPVVRLGDSTRVRVGEFAIAIGAPFRLDYSVTVGHISAKSRSQVVPSFLNTQIMDQDFLQTDANINPGNSGGPLVNIEGEVIGVNTLVRGMSIGIGFAIPINLAKEIGEQLILEGRFVRPWLGVEIKSLSDEPELRRTLTNITHGVVVVAVVPESPAAKSDLRENDVIATIDGDPVVTAQQLRNLVRAKTIGQTVSLGIWRNREKLSVSVETARYDPPGQPSKPASTQDSQTPR; via the coding sequence ATGGCTTTCCCGCTGCAGCTGGCGCTGGCTCTTTTCACTTACTCAATTTCGCCGGCGCAAACCAATCGCTCCAACTTTGATCTCGTGCGGCAGTTGAACGAGGCGTTTGTCCGCGTTGCCGAAACAGTTTCGCCCGCAGTGGTGGTCATAAGCGTCACCGAAAAGCCGCCGCAGTTTTCCCGCCTCGATGATGTGCAGGGCATGCCTCCCAAACGAAATGAACGTCAGTCCCAAGACCCTTTCGATGAGCCCATGGAAGGCCGCGGCTCGGGAATGATCATCCGCAAGAATGGCTACATCCTGACCAACGGCCATGTTGTCCGGGATGCCGACGCCATCACTGTGCGCCTGTTCGACGGGCGCGAGTTCAGCGCGCAGGTTCGCGGGATTGACGAGATCTCAGACGTGGCAATTTTGAAGATCGAAGCCGGCGACCTTCCTGTCGTGCGATTGGGTGATTCCACGCGCGTACGCGTTGGTGAGTTCGCCATCGCGATCGGGGCGCCGTTCCGGCTCGACTACAGCGTCACGGTCGGGCACATCAGCGCGAAAAGCCGCTCGCAGGTGGTCCCCTCTTTCCTGAACACACAAATCATGGACCAGGACTTTCTCCAAACGGATGCCAACATCAACCCAGGCAACAGCGGCGGACCGCTCGTGAACATCGAGGGCGAAGTAATTGGCGTGAACACTTTGGTCCGCGGCATGAGCATCGGCATTGGATTCGCCATTCCCATTAACCTCGCGAAGGAGATTGGCGAACAATTAATCCTGGAAGGACGATTTGTCCGCCCGTGGCTGGGCGTCGAAATCAAGTCCTTGAGCGACGAACCTGAATTGCGTCGAACCTTGACCAATATCACGCACGGAGTGGTCGTTGTCGCCGTTGTGCCGGAAAGCCCGGCGGCCAAGTCCGATCTGCGGGAGAATGACGTCATCGCGACCATCGACGGCGATCCGGTTGTCACGGCCCAGCAGTTGCGCAACCTGGTTCGTGCGAAGACGATCGGTCAGACAGTTTCGCTGGGAATCTGGCGCAATCGCGAAAAGCTTTCTGTCAGCGTGGAAACTGCGCGCTACGATCCCCCCGGCCAGCCTTCGAAACCAGCCAGCACGCAGGATTCCCAAACGCCACGGTGA